A portion of the Streptomyces griseiscabiei genome contains these proteins:
- a CDS encoding Trm112 family protein, translating to MPLEAGLLEILACPACHAPLTEEDTELTCTSTDCGLAYPIRDGIPVLLVDEARRPE from the coding sequence ATGCCGCTCGAAGCCGGCCTCCTGGAGATCCTCGCCTGCCCGGCGTGCCACGCCCCCCTCACGGAGGAGGACACCGAGCTGACCTGCACGAGTACGGACTGCGGCCTCGCCTACCCGATCCGGGACGGCATCCCCGTACTCCTCGTCGACGAGGCCCGCCGCCCCGAGTGA
- a CDS encoding DUF3499 domain-containing protein, whose amino-acid sequence MESRRGPLKSAVPSNVVSPVRRCSRTACGRPAVATLTYVYADSTAVLGPLATYAEPHCYDLCAEHSERLTAPRGWEVVRLLDASAPARPSGDDLEALANAVREAARPQQRAAEAGGGARTADPMEVARRGHLRVLRSPDN is encoded by the coding sequence GTGGAGAGTCGTCGCGGCCCGCTCAAGAGTGCGGTACCGTCCAACGTCGTGAGCCCTGTACGTCGCTGTTCGCGCACCGCTTGCGGCCGCCCCGCCGTCGCGACGCTGACGTACGTCTACGCCGACTCGACCGCGGTCCTCGGCCCCCTCGCGACCTACGCCGAACCCCACTGCTACGACCTGTGCGCCGAGCACTCCGAGCGCCTCACCGCCCCGCGCGGCTGGGAGGTCGTACGACTGCTGGACGCCTCGGCCCCCGCGCGCCCCAGCGGTGACGACCTGGAGGCGCTCGCCAACGCCGTGCGCGAGGCGGCCCGCCCGCAGCAGCGCGCGGCGGAGGCCGGTGGCGGCGCGCGTACGGCGGACCCGATGGAGGTCGCCCGCCGAGGCCACCTCCGGGTGCTGCGCTCCCCCGACAACTGA
- a CDS encoding L-lactate permease — protein sequence MYVQQLEPVAGSLGLSALIATLPLVTVLVLLGGLRVKAHLAGLIGLLTAVLVAWLAFRMPLGQTLSSAAQGAVFGLFPIMWIVVNALWVYRMTVRTRHFDILRRSFGRLSDDPRIQALVVAFCFGALLEALAGFGAPVAICSVMLVALGFEPVKAAVVALVANTAPVAFGAMGTPVVTLAQVTELPLDTVASVVGRQTPLLALVVPLVLVWLVDGRRGLRETWVPALACGSAFAVAQFIASNYVSAQLADIGAALLGAGALVAVPQARRPAAEPVRAAVLTGVRSEDLDEEDPPREVLRAYAPYALIVAIFSVAQIPVLKEWLAGATQVYDWPFLDVVDPDGDPVGGNVFTWPVVSTGGTLVLLAGLCTAVVLGVHARVAVREWAATVHELRFAILTVTSVLALAYVMNLSGQAATIGHFVAAAGAGLAFLSPVLGWFGVAVSGSDTSANALFGALQVSAARESGLSPELLAAANSSGGVLGKMISPQNLTIACAAVGLAGREGDLLRKVLPWSLGLLLVMCLIVVGQSTPVLEWMLP from the coding sequence GTGTACGTCCAGCAACTGGAACCCGTGGCCGGTTCGCTCGGCCTGTCCGCCCTGATCGCGACCCTGCCCCTCGTCACCGTCCTGGTGCTGCTGGGCGGCCTGCGGGTCAAAGCCCATCTGGCAGGCCTGATCGGCCTCCTGACGGCCGTTCTGGTCGCCTGGCTCGCCTTCCGCATGCCGCTCGGCCAGACGCTCTCCAGCGCGGCCCAGGGGGCCGTGTTCGGCCTCTTCCCGATCATGTGGATCGTCGTCAACGCCCTGTGGGTGTACCGGATGACCGTCCGCACCCGGCACTTCGACATCCTGCGCCGCTCCTTCGGACGGCTCTCCGACGACCCGCGCATCCAGGCGCTCGTCGTCGCGTTCTGCTTCGGCGCGCTGCTGGAGGCCCTCGCCGGCTTCGGCGCGCCGGTCGCCATCTGCTCGGTCATGCTCGTCGCACTCGGCTTCGAACCGGTGAAGGCCGCCGTGGTCGCCCTCGTGGCCAACACCGCGCCCGTCGCCTTCGGTGCCATGGGCACCCCCGTCGTCACCCTCGCCCAGGTCACCGAACTGCCCCTGGACACCGTCGCGTCCGTGGTCGGCCGCCAGACGCCGCTGCTCGCCCTCGTGGTGCCGCTGGTCCTGGTCTGGCTCGTCGACGGGCGGCGCGGGCTGCGCGAGACCTGGGTGCCCGCCCTGGCGTGCGGATCCGCCTTCGCCGTCGCCCAGTTCATCGCCTCCAACTACGTCTCCGCGCAACTCGCCGACATCGGAGCCGCCTTGCTGGGCGCGGGCGCCCTCGTCGCCGTGCCCCAAGCGCGCCGCCCCGCCGCCGAGCCCGTACGGGCCGCCGTGCTGACCGGCGTACGCAGCGAGGACCTCGACGAGGAGGACCCGCCGCGCGAAGTCCTGCGCGCCTACGCCCCGTACGCGCTGATCGTCGCGATCTTCTCCGTCGCGCAGATCCCGGTGCTGAAGGAGTGGCTGGCCGGGGCGACCCAGGTCTACGACTGGCCCTTCCTGGACGTCGTGGACCCGGACGGCGATCCCGTGGGCGGCAATGTCTTCACCTGGCCGGTCGTGTCCACCGGCGGCACGCTGGTGCTGCTCGCCGGGCTCTGCACGGCCGTCGTCCTGGGGGTCCACGCGCGCGTGGCCGTCCGGGAGTGGGCCGCCACGGTCCACGAACTGCGGTTCGCGATCCTCACCGTGACCTCCGTGCTCGCCCTGGCCTATGTCATGAACCTCTCCGGACAGGCCGCGACCATCGGCCACTTCGTGGCGGCGGCGGGCGCCGGGCTCGCCTTCCTGTCACCCGTCCTCGGCTGGTTCGGCGTCGCCGTCTCCGGCTCGGACACCTCCGCCAACGCGCTCTTCGGCGCCCTGCAGGTGAGCGCGGCCCGGGAGTCGGGCCTGTCGCCGGAACTGCTCGCCGCCGCCAACAGTTCCGGCGGCGTCCTCGGCAAGATGATCTCCCCGCAGAACCTGACCATCGCCTGCGCCGCGGTCGGTCTCGCGGGGCGCGAGGGCGACCTGTTGCGCAAGGTGCTGCCCTGGAGTCTGGGGCTGCTGCTGGTGATGTGCCTGATCGTGGTCGGCCAGAGCACCCCCGTACTGGAATGGATGCTTCCGTGA
- a CDS encoding phosphomannomutase/phosphoglucomutase — protein MAADLTTIVKAYDVRGVVPDQWDETLAELFGAAFARVTGADAIVTGHDMRPSSPGLSRAFARGAAALGVDVTEIGLCSTDQLYYASGALDLPGAMFTASHNPAQYNGIKLCRAGAAPVGQDTGLADIRELAEEWSESGAPEPAATPGTITRRDTLEGYAAHLLGLVDLTSIRPLKVVVDAGNGMGGHTVPTVFAGLPLDLVPMYFELDGTFPNHEANPLDPANIVDLQKRVREEGADLGIAFDGDADRCFVVDEQGDPVPPSAITALVAARELARHGGKGTVIHNLITSWSVPEVVKEHGGTPVRTRVGHSFIKAEMARTGAIFGGEHSAHYYFADFWNADTGMLAALHVLAALGGQDGPLSALVAQYDRYAGSGEINSTVADQPGRLAAIKAAYGSREDITLDELDGLTVTSTDWWFNVRPSNTEPLLRLNAEARDEQTMTKVRDEVLAIIRS, from the coding sequence GTGGCTGCTGATCTGACGACGATCGTGAAGGCGTACGACGTGCGCGGGGTGGTCCCGGACCAGTGGGACGAGACCCTGGCCGAGCTGTTCGGAGCGGCCTTCGCCCGCGTGACCGGCGCGGACGCCATCGTGACCGGCCACGACATGCGCCCCTCCTCGCCCGGTCTGTCGCGTGCCTTCGCGCGCGGGGCGGCGGCCCTCGGGGTGGACGTGACCGAGATCGGCCTCTGTTCCACGGACCAGCTGTACTACGCGTCGGGCGCGCTGGACCTGCCCGGCGCCATGTTCACTGCCTCCCACAACCCCGCCCAGTACAACGGCATCAAGCTCTGCCGCGCCGGCGCCGCCCCCGTCGGCCAGGACACCGGCCTCGCCGACATCCGTGAACTGGCCGAGGAATGGAGCGAGTCGGGCGCGCCCGAGCCCGCCGCGACACCGGGGACGATCACCCGGCGTGACACCTTGGAGGGGTACGCGGCGCATCTGCTCGGCCTCGTCGACCTGACCTCGATCCGCCCCCTGAAGGTCGTCGTCGACGCGGGCAACGGCATGGGCGGCCACACCGTCCCGACCGTCTTCGCCGGCCTTCCCCTCGACCTCGTCCCCATGTACTTCGAACTGGACGGCACGTTCCCGAACCACGAGGCCAACCCCCTCGACCCGGCGAACATCGTCGACCTCCAGAAGCGGGTCCGCGAGGAGGGCGCCGACCTCGGCATCGCCTTCGACGGCGACGCCGACCGCTGCTTCGTCGTCGACGAGCAGGGCGACCCCGTCCCGCCCTCCGCGATCACCGCCCTGGTCGCCGCCCGCGAACTGGCCCGGCACGGCGGCAAGGGCACGGTCATCCACAACCTGATCACCTCCTGGTCCGTCCCCGAGGTCGTGAAGGAGCACGGCGGCACGCCCGTGCGCACCCGCGTCGGCCACTCCTTCATCAAGGCCGAGATGGCAAGAACCGGCGCGATCTTCGGCGGCGAGCACTCCGCCCACTACTACTTCGCCGACTTCTGGAACGCCGACACGGGCATGCTGGCCGCCCTCCACGTCCTCGCCGCCCTCGGCGGGCAGGACGGCCCCCTCTCCGCCCTCGTCGCCCAGTACGACCGCTACGCAGGCTCCGGCGAGATCAACTCCACCGTCGCCGACCAGCCGGGCCGCCTCGCGGCGATCAAGGCCGCCTACGGGAGCCGGGAAGACATCACCCTGGACGAGCTGGACGGCCTCACGGTCACCTCCACCGACTGGTGGTTCAACGTCCGCCCCTCCAACACGGAGCCCCTCCTCCGCCTGAACGCGGAGGCGAGGGACGAGCAGACGATGACAAAGGTGAGGGACGAGGTCCTGGCGATCATCAGATCGTGA
- a CDS encoding SIS domain-containing protein, with amino-acid sequence MLDESLLDTPEALSEADRRDLLRGAAEAGARVRTAIRLGTEAGIPSLKPDGRPRALLIAGPGMASAGVADLLGALAGSSCPITRLHPTGVAPAAGALRWDLPGWAGSVDLLLIATADGSEPGLSLLADQAYRRGCTVVAVAPPRTPVAEAVEGAHGLFVPMATGPYEQEVPLGAAAPGVLWALLTPMLALLDRTGLVAAPPDALQKVADRLDHVAERCGPAIATYGNPAKTLAAELADALPVIWTEGQSAGPVGRRFASALAELAGRPAVAAQLPEALASHTVLLSGPLAANADPDDFFRDRVEDAPVLHARVVLVRDRPTGGLSAVPAARELALGHDTAISELEPEEGSDLETLAEMIAITDFAAVYLSLASGA; translated from the coding sequence ATGCTCGACGAATCGTTGCTGGACACCCCCGAGGCCCTGTCGGAGGCGGACCGCCGCGACCTGCTCCGCGGCGCCGCCGAGGCCGGCGCCCGGGTCCGTACGGCCATCCGCCTCGGCACCGAGGCCGGCATCCCGAGTCTGAAACCGGACGGCCGCCCCCGCGCCCTCCTGATCGCGGGCCCCGGCATGGCCTCCGCGGGCGTCGCCGACCTGCTCGGCGCCCTCGCCGGATCCAGCTGCCCCATCACCCGGCTCCACCCCACCGGCGTGGCCCCCGCCGCGGGCGCACTCCGCTGGGACCTCCCGGGCTGGGCCGGCTCGGTCGACCTGCTGCTGATCGCCACCGCCGACGGCTCCGAACCCGGCCTGTCGCTCCTGGCCGACCAGGCCTACCGGCGCGGCTGCACCGTCGTCGCCGTCGCCCCGCCCCGCACCCCGGTCGCCGAGGCCGTGGAAGGCGCCCACGGCCTCTTCGTACCGATGGCGACCGGCCCGTACGAGCAGGAGGTGCCCCTCGGCGCCGCCGCCCCCGGAGTCCTGTGGGCGCTGCTGACCCCCATGCTGGCGCTGCTGGACCGCACCGGCCTGGTCGCCGCCCCGCCGGACGCCCTGCAGAAGGTCGCCGACCGCCTCGACCATGTCGCCGAGCGCTGCGGCCCGGCCATCGCCACCTACGGCAACCCGGCCAAGACGCTCGCCGCCGAGCTGGCCGACGCGCTCCCGGTGATCTGGACCGAGGGCCAGTCCGCCGGCCCCGTCGGCCGCCGCTTCGCCTCCGCGCTCGCCGAACTCGCGGGGCGCCCGGCCGTCGCCGCCCAGCTGCCGGAGGCCCTCGCCTCGCACACGGTGCTGCTGTCCGGCCCGCTCGCCGCGAACGCCGACCCCGACGACTTCTTCCGCGACCGCGTCGAGGACGCACCCGTCCTGCACGCGCGCGTGGTGCTCGTCCGCGACCGCCCCACCGGAGGCCTGAGCGCCGTACCGGCCGCCCGCGAGCTGGCCCTCGGCCACGACACCGCGATCAGCGAGCTGGAACCCGAGGAGGGCAGCGACCTGGAGACCCTCGCGGAGATGATCGCCATCACGGATTTCGCCGCCGTTTACCTGTCGCTCGCTTCCGGCGCCTGA